Proteins encoded by one window of Salvia splendens isolate huo1 chromosome 7, SspV2, whole genome shotgun sequence:
- the LOC121742644 gene encoding transcription factor NIGT1-like isoform X2, with protein MNFNLGSKNIPEILTEVSGMDDFIKQSSMLDFHVHALEEELHKIEAFKLIERLKAESGRDGRVKASNEFTEKKDWRTCIQICTPMSRDEASVFPLKSRFTEGLGNRKEGGAFSAFKRAKSEADLSDDGTPRQDQKKQRRCWSPELHKIFVDALQQLGGAQTATPKQIRERMKVEGLTNDEVKSHLQKYRIYMKRVDSAEPIAVSGFPVDGGKVVKGGSAATSGESIGNEDENDD; from the exons atgaattttaatttgggCTCTAAAAACATTCCAGAGATCCTCACAGAAGTTTCGGGTATGGATGATTTCATCAAGCAATCATCGATGCTGGATTTTCATGTCCATGCATTGGAAGAAGAATTGCATAAGATTGAAGCTTTCAAAC tGATTGAAAGGTTGAAGGCAGAGAGCGGAAGAGATGGAAGGGTAAAAGCGTCAAATGAATTCACCGAGAAGAAAGATTGGAGGACTTGTATTCAGATCTGTACACCGATGTCAAGAGATGAAGCCTCTGTTTTTCCCCTGAAATCA AGATTCACGGAAGGGCTGGGAAATAGGAAAGAAGGAGGGGCATTTTCGGCATTCAAGAGAGCAAAGAGTGAGGCTGATTTGAGCGATGATGGAACTCCTAGGCAAGATCAGAAGAAACAAAGGCGTTGTTGGTCTCCGGAGTTGCACAAGATATTTGTTGATGCCCTCCAACAGCTTGGTGGCGCGCAGA CGGCCACACCCAAGCAGATTAGGGAGCGTATGAAGGTTGAAGGACTCACTAATGATGAAGTTAAAAGTCATTTACAG AAATACAGAATCTATATGAAGAGAGTTGATTCAGCGGAGCCGATAGCAGTTTCAGGGTTCCCTGTGGATGGTGGCAAGGTGGTTAAAGGGGGCTCTGCAGCCACCAGCGGTGAGAGTATCGGAAATGAAGACGAAAACGACGACTAG
- the LOC121742644 gene encoding transcription factor HHO6-like isoform X3, which translates to MNFNLGSKNIPEILTEVSVIERLKAESGRDGRVKASNEFTEKKDWRTCIQICTPMSRDEASVFPLKSRFTEGLGNRKEGGAFSAFKRAKSEADLSDDGTPRQDQKKQRRCWSPELHKIFVDALQQLGGAQTATPKQIRERMKVEGLTNDEVKSHLQKYRIYMKRVDSAEPIAVSGFPVDGGKVVKGGSAATSGESIGNEDENDD; encoded by the exons atgaattttaatttgggCTCTAAAAACATTCCAGAGATCCTCACAGAAGTTTCGG tGATTGAAAGGTTGAAGGCAGAGAGCGGAAGAGATGGAAGGGTAAAAGCGTCAAATGAATTCACCGAGAAGAAAGATTGGAGGACTTGTATTCAGATCTGTACACCGATGTCAAGAGATGAAGCCTCTGTTTTTCCCCTGAAATCA AGATTCACGGAAGGGCTGGGAAATAGGAAAGAAGGAGGGGCATTTTCGGCATTCAAGAGAGCAAAGAGTGAGGCTGATTTGAGCGATGATGGAACTCCTAGGCAAGATCAGAAGAAACAAAGGCGTTGTTGGTCTCCGGAGTTGCACAAGATATTTGTTGATGCCCTCCAACAGCTTGGTGGCGCGCAGA CGGCCACACCCAAGCAGATTAGGGAGCGTATGAAGGTTGAAGGACTCACTAATGATGAAGTTAAAAGTCATTTACAG AAATACAGAATCTATATGAAGAGAGTTGATTCAGCGGAGCCGATAGCAGTTTCAGGGTTCCCTGTGGATGGTGGCAAGGTGGTTAAAGGGGGCTCTGCAGCCACCAGCGGTGAGAGTATCGGAAATGAAGACGAAAACGACGACTAG
- the LOC121742644 gene encoding transcription factor HHO5-like isoform X1 has protein sequence MNFNLGSKNIPEILTEVSGMDDFIKQSSMLDFHVHALEEELHKIEAFKRELPHCMHLLKHVIERLKAESGRDGRVKASNEFTEKKDWRTCIQICTPMSRDEASVFPLKSRFTEGLGNRKEGGAFSAFKRAKSEADLSDDGTPRQDQKKQRRCWSPELHKIFVDALQQLGGAQTATPKQIRERMKVEGLTNDEVKSHLQKYRIYMKRVDSAEPIAVSGFPVDGGKVVKGGSAATSGESIGNEDENDD, from the exons atgaattttaatttgggCTCTAAAAACATTCCAGAGATCCTCACAGAAGTTTCGGGTATGGATGATTTCATCAAGCAATCATCGATGCTGGATTTTCATGTCCATGCATTGGAAGAAGAATTGCATAAGATTGAAGCTTTCAAACGTGAACTTCCTCACTGCATGCACCTGCTCAAACatg tGATTGAAAGGTTGAAGGCAGAGAGCGGAAGAGATGGAAGGGTAAAAGCGTCAAATGAATTCACCGAGAAGAAAGATTGGAGGACTTGTATTCAGATCTGTACACCGATGTCAAGAGATGAAGCCTCTGTTTTTCCCCTGAAATCA AGATTCACGGAAGGGCTGGGAAATAGGAAAGAAGGAGGGGCATTTTCGGCATTCAAGAGAGCAAAGAGTGAGGCTGATTTGAGCGATGATGGAACTCCTAGGCAAGATCAGAAGAAACAAAGGCGTTGTTGGTCTCCGGAGTTGCACAAGATATTTGTTGATGCCCTCCAACAGCTTGGTGGCGCGCAGA CGGCCACACCCAAGCAGATTAGGGAGCGTATGAAGGTTGAAGGACTCACTAATGATGAAGTTAAAAGTCATTTACAG AAATACAGAATCTATATGAAGAGAGTTGATTCAGCGGAGCCGATAGCAGTTTCAGGGTTCCCTGTGGATGGTGGCAAGGTGGTTAAAGGGGGCTCTGCAGCCACCAGCGGTGAGAGTATCGGAAATGAAGACGAAAACGACGACTAG